In Mycoplasmopsis phocirhinis, the DNA window CGATTAATAACAAGGCTTGTGGCGGGTTTACAAATTAAAATAAACACTCCAAAACAAGAAGATATATTAGTTTTATTAAATGAATTTCTTAAAAGAAACAAAATTTCTCCTGAAAATTGAGAAGAGGAAGCAAAAAAATTTATAGCTCGTAATTTTCACGGTTCAGTACGAACTCTTTTAGGTGCTATTACAATGCTTATGTATTACAAAAAAGATATAGAAACAAAATTTAACTCAAAATACACATTTGCCGTTGTTCAAAAAATACTTTCAGAAATAAGCAGCAATAAGGATTCTATAACACCAGATTATGTGGTTGAATATGTTGCAAAATATTATAAAATTCACAAAAAAGATATTTTAGGAAAATCGAGAAAAAAAGAATTTGTTATAGCAAGACACATCGCAATGTTTATTATTCGAGATGAATTGAAATTGCCTCTAATAAAAATAGGCGAAATTTTTGGAAATAGGGATCATTCAACAGTGGTTAATGCTATTAGAAAAGTAGAATTTCAAAAAGAAAGCAATGATATGTCGTACAGCAGAGCACTATCTGCAATTACTGACGAAATCCATAAACTAATTTAATTTATCCACAACAAAACAACAAATTAGCGATTTACTAAAATTGCTTAAAATAATAGTTATTTGTAAATTTGGAACAAATTATCCACAAATAAACAAAGCATAATATTTATATTATTTTTTAAAGGAGAAAAATGAAATTTCACATAAATAAAAAAGTTTTTGATGAGGCTTTAGAAGTAGTTTCAAAATATGTAGATCCTATAAGTACTTTTTATAGCTTTCGCGCGATATATATTAATTTAAGCGAAAATTTTATTACATTAAAAGCTGCTAACGATTCAACAAGTATAGTAAAAAAATTAGTTGTTGATGACACTAATATTAAAGTTGAGCAAACAGGCGAATTTTTAATACAAGCAAATGTTTTTAAAAACATTATTAAAAAACTTTCTGGTTTTATTACAATTTCGAAATCTGGTAATAATTTATTAGATATACAAGAAGGTAATTCCAGATATCAAATAACAACTCTTAATTCTTCTACTTTTCCTATTACTGATAATTTATTAAATACAAAGCAAATTGAAATAGATACAAATGAATTTAAAAAAGCAATTAAATCAGTTAATCACGCTTCAAGTCAAGATAACAATTTAATTTATAAATGTGTTAATATAAAAAATAAAAACGGTTTTATTAATTTTACAGCAACTGATTCATATAGGCTTGCGTTATACCAAATGAAAAATGATTTAATTTTAGATGATAAAATGGATATTTCTATAGTCGCAAAAGATTTAAAAGATATTGTTGGAATTGACGCTCCTAAAAAAATTACATTTTTTTATAATGATATAAAAGTTGGTGTTAAATATAACAACACCACAATAATTTCAAGGATAGTATCTTTAAATTTTAAAGATACAGAACCATTGTTTAATGAAATGAAAATAAAGCACGCTATTCAAATTGAAAAAAACGAATTAAATGATTTATTAAATAAAATATGAATTGCTAATGGAGATAAACAAAACAGAATTGAACTAAAAGTAAATAACTCTTTATTGCAAATTACAAATAACATTAGCGAAATTGGTTTATCAACCGCTAAAACTGAAAAATTTAAGTTTAAAGGAACAAATTTTGATTTAGATTTAAACTATGTATTTTTAAAAGATGCGATTTCGGTTTTTGATGGTGAAATTTCAATTCTTATAGATGAAAGTATGAAAAAAATTTTAATAATTTCAAATTCAAACACATTTTCAAAACAACTTATAACACCACTTAGAAGATAATATGATTAAAAAGATATACATAAACACTGAATTTATTACGTTAGGTCAATTACTTAAATTAACAGGTTTAATAAACAACGGAGGAGAGGCTAAAGATTTTATAGAATTAAACAAAATAAATATCAGGATAAATGGAAAAACTCCACAAGGACGAGGAAGCAAAATTTATCCAGAAATGGCTGTAAGTATTATTTCAACAATTTATTTAATAAAAAAACGCCATAGTTAATTTCTCTGGTGTTTTTTTAATAAGTGTAAAAGTTTTTTTGTATTTAATTAATTTACAATTTATTATATTTGCGTCTGTTGAGTATCATTAAATAAACTTGTGAAATATAAATAGATATAGATATCGATTGTCAAACAATGCTTGTTAAAATGTTTGAATCAAAATCGCCTCTGTTTATGCCTAAAAATATTCAATAACCTAATCACATTAAATTTAATAATAATAAAGTATAAAGCATCACTTTTGACATTCCACCGAATTTTTTTTCTTCTAATGATTTAATAGCTCCTGGAAGAAAACTAAATGACGTGAGCATTGGAAAAATTAGAATTAAAACTGCCATTAATTTTACTGGCATATGTATATTTTTTACATATCCTCAAATTGAAATAGAGGCTGCTATAGCCGAAACAATTAATGAAATAATTAACGCTTTTAAAGCAAATTTTTTTCTTTTTTTAATTTCGCTATATTTATAAGAAAAATAAATGGTTGTAGATAATATAAAAGCAGATATTAAATTAGCGAACATAGTTGCGCTCATTTTAGTTTGATTTGTGTCGAGTGCGCCAAGTATCATTCAACCTATAACACCAGTAAAAAACATTCAAAATGAGTAAAATTTTGTTTCTTTTTGAGTTTTTTTGGTTTTAATTAAATGAACTAATTGTGGAATACCAACAGATAATGTTAAAATAACTGATAAAACACCAAATAAAAAAGCAAACCAAGCAGATATAGGGTGCTGATGATCAAGTCTAAATAATTTTAATAAAGTCATTTTTCCTTTCAAATTGTTAAAAATAATTATGTGTTTAATTTGCAAGCGTTTTTTATTATATAGTTTTTTTAATTCAACATTAAAAAACTCGTATTAAACGAGTTTTTAATAAAAACCTTCTTTTTTAAAAATAAAATTATTTATATATTTGTGTATTTTCTGCGTGTTTTTGTATAACATCGCATGTCCTGAATCATTAATTTCGGCTGTGCTAATATTATACAAATCTACATATTTTTTTGAAGCCTTATAATCAAAATATTTGTCTTTTTGGCTAATAAAAGCCATAAAATCTCTTTTAGTTTTAAAATAATTTTCGTAAACGTTTTTTACGTATGTTCCTTGGAGTATTTCGTTGGTTAAAGTTTTAAAAACACTGTGTCTGTGTTTAAAAAAAGATTCGTCAGTGTTGAGAATTTTATTTT includes these proteins:
- the dnaN gene encoding DNA polymerase III subunit beta, encoding MKFHINKKVFDEALEVVSKYVDPISTFYSFRAIYINLSENFITLKAANDSTSIVKKLVVDDTNIKVEQTGEFLIQANVFKNIIKKLSGFITISKSGNNLLDIQEGNSRYQITTLNSSTFPITDNLLNTKQIEIDTNEFKKAIKSVNHASSQDNNLIYKCVNIKNKNGFINFTATDSYRLALYQMKNDLILDDKMDISIVAKDLKDIVGIDAPKKITFFYNDIKVGVKYNNTTIISRIVSLNFKDTEPLFNEMKIKHAIQIEKNELNDLLNKIWIANGDKQNRIELKVNNSLLQITNNISEIGLSTAKTEKFKFKGTNFDLDLNYVFLKDAISVFDGEISILIDESMKKILIISNSNTFSKQLITPLRR
- a CDS encoding RNA-binding S4 domain-containing protein; protein product: MIKKIYINTEFITLGQLLKLTGLINNGGEAKDFIELNKINIRINGKTPQGRGSKIYPEMAVSIISTIYLIKKRHS
- a CDS encoding PQ-loop domain-containing transporter, translated to MKGKMTLLKLFRLDHQHPISAWFAFLFGVLSVILTLSVGIPQLVHLIKTKKTQKETKFYSFWMFFTGVIGWMILGALDTNQTKMSATMFANLISAFILSTTIYFSYKYSEIKKRKKFALKALIISLIVSAIAASISIWGYVKNIHMPVKLMAVLILIFPMLTSFSFLPGAIKSLEEKKFGGMSKVMLYTLLLLNLMWLGYWIFLGINRGDFDSNILTSIVWQSISISIYISQVYLMILNRRKYNKL